The following proteins are encoded in a genomic region of Diadema setosum chromosome 10, eeDiaSeto1, whole genome shotgun sequence:
- the LOC140234070 gene encoding uncharacterized protein translates to MGEECPKSMTNQRGAEIEVPDSPREDCPNRGSGSSVCGSTEVSLCKVQVEHSEDTPHSGSIHEELEPVACDQVQSSPQVSEISNECTLANLEENHSEELGAPDTKWTPEVLEEWNYHSSEVYWYYHQWFHSWQDKLQDVNSPNTSGVEHQGSDADVGVTKVFETLTIDEKHSELDAGVDTEAVGAGNNASSQRSDPPRHNVSDFQDGQNELSCSTQGNALPNDCSKLMHELAEHQRPSQTDCAETLSEDMKEAVNEGNTLYHEGQVCAAGKEPEEALGSTENCLSDSELLQRCATVPIKSPTTLKDNQTCETEHSGIVQRDTDDQGNLITLDEKLVTSPELEVSELTYHHGGSENTDARENACDTDLGIGEQTAEDFQSGLGVTELQGPDESADIGEDGNRSEDDNEDMEKMGLPLEFDLTSSSAREAKGGGKKRKKNSKGSGGKLESNGSQNSGTVNWRGEADRRQQGVSGLGCNDGDEGDEDPPEERYHKQRSSHELDGEELCVDYPRVFQKLGLSCNREVQRFRDQRPFHQAKVLYFNKRLKKSHDPSLNLRKKPLHIRFTEEEEEPREEIEEDVGDGSSNSDAYPSKFSNGDNNLKKKTFSVKKSKVLQRVKGFLEKEKDLDDIGVDNKIDTRMVRWEEKDGDSSDEAEEARDISLGVAEEDQDKSARVGRSDAKDSQIHIAHSGTECLGGGDKLPLSLSCSHDNSETKDAFLRNATGGGDARTTNRFVEKSPEEITGLCQNMCGERVNQVAPEAADSTSDDSGKVSEESEQTKVDKCDDGLIGHNNKVIALEEEFVKEQGLASDRDASNGIISPTSQIVLMEKESIATHLPSDSHSDADTSGKVAEVIGVSGDDMDTKTGEEENEEEEEEKADQKDDAILGGDDTNKVCQEKAQEMLQQPGCSDISHGQEISGKNAKFRKYWAQRYRLFSQFDKGIQMDEEGWYSVTPEKIAEHQAERCRCDVIVDAFCGVGGNAIQFAFTCERVIAIDIDPTKIEHARHNAAVYGVADRIEFIVGDFFELANTLVADVVFLSPPWGGPKYLKAEVFDIFTMMDIDTAAMFEKARQITENIGFFAPRNANVEQLASLAGPGGRMEVEQNFLNKKIKTITAYYGELVEGAWS, encoded by the exons ATGGGAGAGGAGTGTCCCAAATCAATGACAAACCAGCGTGGAGCAGAGATTGAGGTCCCAGACTCCCCTAGAGAGGACTGCCCAAATAGAGGCAGTGGGAGCTCTGTTTGTGGCTCAACAGAAGTTTCCCTTTGTAAGGTGCAGGTGGAGCATTCTGAAGACACTCCTCATTCGGGATCAATCCACGAAGAGTTGGAACCAGTTGCTTGCGACCAGGTGCAATCTTCTCCCCAAGTGAGTGAAATTAGCAACGAGTGCACATTGGCAAACCTTGAGGAAAATCACTCTGAGGAACTTGGTGCTCCAGACACAAAATGGACCCCTGAAGTACTTGAGGAATGGAACTACCACTCGAGTGAGGTGTACTGGTATTATCATCAGTGGTTTCACTCATGGCAGGATAAGCTGCAAGATGTTAATTCACCTAATACCAGTGGGGTGGAGCATCAGGGCAGTGATGCCGATGTGGGAGTGACCAAAGTGTTTGAGACTCTTACAATTGATGAAAAGCATAGTGAACTTGATGCTGGTGTAGACACTGAAGCCGTGGGTGCAGGCAACAATGCATCAAGTCAGAGATCTGATCCTCCTCGCCACAATGTGAGTGACTTCCAGGATGGCCAGAATGAGCTTAGTTGTTCCACACAAGGAAATGCCTTGCCTAATGATTGTAGCAAGCTAATGCATGAACTTGCAGAACATCAAAGGCCAAGCCAAACAGACTGTGCTGAGACATTGAGTGAGGATATGAAGGAAGCTGTCAACGAAGGGAACACCCTCTATCATGAAGGACAGGTTTGTGCAGCGGGCAAAGAGCCTGAGGAAGCCCTTGGATCAACAGAGAACTGCCTGTCAGATTCTGAACTATTGCAGAGATGTGCTACAGTTCCCATCAAGTCTCCAACAACCCTGAAAGACAACCAGAcatgtgaaacagaacattctGGAATTGTTCAAAGGGACACCGATGACCAAGGCAACCTCATCACTCTTGATGAGAAGTTGGTAACCTCTCCTGAGCTTGAGGTTTCAGAGCTCACTTATCACCATGGAGGGAGTGAGAACACAGATGCAAGGGAGAATGCCTGTGACACAGATCTAGGAATTGGGGAGCAAACTGCTGAGGATTTCCAGAGTGGATTAGGGGTCACCGAACTGCAGGGTCCAGATGAGTCGGCTGATATCGGAGAGGATGGAAACAGAAGTGAAGACGACAATGAAGACATGGAGAAGATGGGACTTCCTCTCGAGTTTGATTTGACCTCGTCCAGTGCAAGAGAG GCAAAGGGCGGAGGAAAGAAACGGAAGAAGAACTCAAAGGGCAGTGGCGGAAAGCTGGAAAGTAATGGCTCCCAGAACAGTG GTACAGTCAACTGGAGAGGTGAAGCAGACAGACGTCAGCAGGGCGTGTCTGGTCTTGGATGTAATGATGGGGATGAGGGAGATGAGGATCCTCCAGAGGAGCGGTATCACAAGCAAAGGAGCAG CCATGAGCTTGATGGGGAGGAGCTCTGTGTTGATTACCCTCGGGTCTTCCAGAAGCTTGGACTCAGCTGTAATCGTGAAGTTCAAAG gtTCAGGGATCAGAGACCGTTCCACCAGGCAAAAGTCCTCTACTTCAACAAGCGACTGAAGAAATCCCATGACCCCAGTCTCAACCTGAGGAAAAAGCCACTGCACATCAGGTTCactgaggaagaggaggaaccCCGGGAGGAGATTGAGGAAGATGTTGGCGATGGTAGCTCTAACAGTGATGCATATCCTAGCAAATTCAGCAATGGAGACAATAACCTGAAGAAGAAAACTTTCAGTGTTAAAAAGAGCAAGGTCCTGCAGAGGGTGAAAGGATTcctggagaaagagaaagatctGGATGATATCGGAGTGGATAACAAGATTGACACCAGGATGgtgaggtgggaagagaaagatgGGGATAGTAGTGATGAGGCTGAGGAAGCGCGGGATATATCATTGGGTGTGGCTGAGGAAGATCAGGATAAATCAGCACGTGTTGGGAGAAGTGATGCAAAGGATAGCCAGATTCACATTGCTCATAGTGGCACAGAATGCCTTGGTGGAGGAGACAAGTTACCACTGTCACTGAGTTGTTCCCATGACAACAGTGAGACCAAAGATGCCTTTCTAAGGAACGCGACTGGTGGAGGTGATGCGAGGACTACAAATAGATTTGTGGAGAAAAGTCCAGAAGAAATCACTGGTCTTTGTCAAAATATGTGTGGAGAGAGAGTTAACCAAGTTGCTCCTGAAGCGGCAGATTCCACAAGTGATGACAGTGGCAAAGTAAGTGAAGAAAGTGAACAGACAAAGGTGGATAAATGTGATGATGGACTCATTGGACACAACAATAAAGTTATTGCTCTTGAAGAAGAGTTTGTCAAAGAGCAAGGACTTGCCAGTGATAGAGATGCAAGTAATGGCATCATTTCACCAACGAGCCAAATTGTATTAATGGAGAAGGAATCAATAGCAACCCACCTCCCAAGTGACAGCCACAGTGATGCAGATACCTCTGGAAAGGTTGCCGAGGTGATTGGGGTCAGTGGGGATGACATGGATACTAAAACTGGAGAAGAGGAgaacgaggaggaggaggaggagaaagcaGACCAAAAAGATGATGCAATCCTGGGTGGTGATGATACCAACAAAGTTTGCCAAGAGAAGGCGCAAGAGATGCTACAGCAGCCAGGCTGCAGTGATATTTCTCATGGTCAAGAGATATCTGGGAAGAATGCAAAGTTCAGAAAATACTGGGCCCAGCGGTACCGCCTCTTTTCACAATTCGACAAAGGCATCCAGATGGATGAAG AGGGCTGGTATTCAGTGACTCCAGAGAAAATAGCAGAGCACCAAGCAGAGCGATGCCGCTGTGATGTCATAGTGGATGCCTTCTGTGGAGTTGGGGGTAATGCCATCCAATTCGCATTCACTTGTGAGAGGG TGATTGCCATTGACATAGACCCTACCAAGATTGAGCATGCCAGACATAACGCAGCTGTCTATGGAGTCGCTGACCGCATCGAGTTCATCGTCGGGGACTTCTTCGAGCTGGCGAACACGCTGGTCGCGGATGTCGTGTTTCTCAGCCCTCCCTGGGGTGGCCCCAAGTACCTCAAGGCGGAGGTTTTTGACATCTTCACCATGATGGACATCGATAC GGCAGCCATGTTTGAGAAGGCTCGACAGATCACAGAAAACATCGGCTTCTTTGCACCCAGGAATGCTAATGTGGAGCAG cTGGCATCACTGGCTGGACCGGGAGGTCGGATGGAGGTAGAACAGAACTTTCTCAACAAGAAAATCAAGACGATCACTGCATACTACGGAGAACTGGTCGAAGGGGCGTGGTCATAG